In Aureibaculum algae, the following are encoded in one genomic region:
- a CDS encoding GNAT family N-acetyltransferase, protein MKEKYLFTSERLGFRNWTKKDLHQFAKINADIDVMEHFPKPLTEKETSDFIDRQQKHYEKNGYNYFATEIIKTGELIGFIGFAYQDYKTDFTPATDIGWRLKKSSWGNGYATEGAIKCLEFAFNKLNLKKIISTCTAKNSQSENVMKKIGMKKIGEFKHPKLKAYPKYEKCFCYEINKSMWQQRL, encoded by the coding sequence TTGAAAGAAAAGTATCTATTTACATCTGAACGACTAGGGTTTCGTAATTGGACTAAAAAGGATCTACATCAATTTGCAAAAATAAATGCCGATATAGATGTGATGGAACATTTTCCTAAACCTTTAACGGAAAAAGAAACGTCTGATTTTATAGACCGACAGCAAAAGCATTATGAAAAAAATGGTTACAATTACTTTGCAACCGAAATTATTAAAACAGGAGAATTAATTGGATTTATAGGTTTCGCCTATCAAGATTACAAAACCGATTTTACCCCTGCAACAGATATTGGTTGGCGTTTAAAAAAAAGTAGTTGGGGAAATGGATATGCAACCGAAGGAGCTATAAAATGTCTTGAGTTCGCATTTAACAAACTAAATCTAAAGAAGATCATTTCGACATGTACAGCAAAAAATTCACAATCGGAAAATGTGATGAAAAAAATAGGGATGAAAAAGATAGGAGAATTTAAGCATCCAAAATTAAAAGCATATCCGAAATATGAAAAATGTTTTTGCTATGAAATAAATAAAAGCATGTGGCAACAGAGGTTATAA
- a CDS encoding Kelch repeat-containing protein has product MKHNLKYFLFAIFLITALVYQGCEKATPDNWKWETITTNGEPTARHEAGFVAYKSKLYLMGGRRINPTSEFDPSTNTWTEKSPSPIELHHFQPVVYGDAIYIIGAMTGQWPNEKPVDQIIIYYPERDEYVYGDSIPKHRKRGGAGAVVYKDKIYLVGGIINGHMNGFKPWFDEYNPKTKEWKTLTDAPNARDHYQTMVINDKLYAFAGRTTSRITKEDFSLTVNHGNTYNFLTQKWEPVTNDTAIPTMRAGNSALAWNGSIVIAGGESMVQEAAHNQVEAYNTKTKLWSKWPSLNQGRHGSGLAVIGDYVYTASGCGKRGGEPELTTIERLQLPKGNATPLTEIADTTPVYQQYNTLTIPFEGPETSETDAINPFLNYRLSVEFQHEDSKQTIRGFYAADGDAAETSAKTGKIWNVRFTPNKIGKWTYTAKLHKGDSIALTDDLTIGDLIPMTNAKGNFIIVNSDKEGDDFRGKGRLEAHKGYFKFRNTNDYWLKVGTNSPENLLGYVDFDDTYRMKSEAREGEAAATENIHTYAPHLKDWKTGDPSWKKGKGKSLVGAINYLSSKGMNSAYFLTLNILGDGKDVWPYVTPDNFTRFDVSKLEQWEIVFQHMQSKGIVLHMVLQETENETMLDHGNTGPLRQLYFRELIARFGHHLALVWNLGEENGPASWSPIGQNDKQRKAMATFLKETDPYQHPVLLHTHSEDPLREDILNDILGFKDLDGLSLQQAKREEASTVVETWRKKSKAAGQDWLITMDEIGMWHTGALTDTQDANHFSLRHYALWGTLMSGAAGVEWYFGAKQPHNDLTSEDWRQRDHLWEITNHAKVFFNTYLPYWEMQPKHSLINSKEAYCIRKVNEIYAVYLPKLGRYTIDLREASGDFQIQWYNPLTGGPLQTASVKSISGGGIRSLAIPKELSATKKNTDWVILLRKNVEKQL; this is encoded by the coding sequence ATGAAACACAATTTAAAATACTTTTTGTTTGCTATTTTTCTAATTACAGCACTTGTTTATCAAGGTTGTGAAAAAGCAACTCCAGATAATTGGAAATGGGAAACGATAACAACAAATGGAGAACCTACCGCGAGACATGAAGCTGGTTTTGTAGCTTACAAATCAAAACTATACTTAATGGGCGGTCGTAGAATCAATCCTACTTCAGAATTTGACCCGAGCACCAATACATGGACTGAAAAGTCACCTTCTCCAATTGAATTGCATCATTTTCAACCTGTAGTATATGGTGATGCAATTTATATTATTGGAGCAATGACCGGACAATGGCCAAATGAAAAGCCTGTGGATCAAATTATTATTTACTATCCTGAACGTGATGAATATGTTTATGGTGATTCTATTCCAAAACACCGAAAACGAGGTGGTGCCGGTGCTGTTGTTTATAAAGACAAGATTTACCTTGTTGGTGGTATTATTAATGGACATATGAATGGTTTTAAACCTTGGTTTGATGAATACAATCCTAAAACTAAAGAATGGAAAACGTTGACAGACGCACCTAATGCACGCGACCATTATCAAACAATGGTAATCAATGACAAACTGTATGCTTTTGCTGGTCGCACTACCTCAAGAATAACTAAAGAAGATTTTTCACTAACAGTGAACCATGGCAATACCTATAACTTTCTGACTCAAAAATGGGAACCCGTAACTAACGATACCGCAATACCCACTATGCGAGCAGGTAATTCTGCCCTTGCTTGGAATGGATCTATTGTTATAGCTGGTGGTGAAAGTATGGTACAAGAAGCGGCTCACAATCAAGTAGAAGCTTATAATACAAAAACAAAACTATGGAGTAAATGGCCGTCTTTAAATCAAGGACGACATGGCTCTGGACTTGCCGTTATTGGTGATTATGTATATACCGCTTCAGGATGTGGAAAACGCGGTGGAGAACCAGAACTGACTACCATTGAACGTTTACAACTCCCTAAGGGAAACGCAACACCATTGACTGAAATTGCTGATACGACACCTGTTTATCAACAATACAATACACTGACCATCCCTTTTGAAGGTCCTGAAACCTCCGAAACCGATGCTATAAATCCTTTTCTAAACTATCGCTTAAGTGTTGAATTTCAACATGAAGATAGCAAGCAAACCATACGAGGGTTTTACGCTGCAGATGGGGATGCTGCTGAAACGAGTGCTAAAACAGGAAAAATATGGAACGTTCGGTTTACGCCTAATAAAATTGGAAAATGGACGTACACTGCGAAACTTCATAAAGGAGATAGCATTGCGTTAACTGACGACTTAACTATTGGTGATCTTATACCAATGACGAATGCAAAAGGCAACTTTATAATTGTAAATTCTGATAAAGAAGGAGATGACTTCAGAGGAAAAGGAAGACTAGAAGCTCATAAAGGTTATTTCAAATTTCGTAACACAAATGATTATTGGTTAAAAGTAGGTACTAATAGTCCTGAAAACTTATTGGGTTATGTAGATTTTGACGATACCTATCGTATGAAATCTGAAGCTAGAGAAGGAGAGGCCGCGGCAACTGAAAACATACACACATATGCTCCACATTTAAAAGACTGGAAAACAGGTGACCCGTCATGGAAAAAGGGTAAAGGAAAGTCTCTTGTTGGAGCAATTAACTATCTGTCATCAAAAGGAATGAATTCTGCTTATTTTTTAACATTAAACATTTTAGGAGATGGTAAAGATGTATGGCCTTATGTTACTCCAGATAATTTTACTCGTTTTGACGTTAGTAAGCTAGAACAATGGGAAATCGTATTTCAACATATGCAATCTAAAGGAATAGTACTGCATATGGTTTTACAAGAAACCGAGAATGAAACCATGCTTGATCATGGAAATACTGGCCCATTACGCCAACTATATTTTAGAGAACTCATTGCCCGTTTTGGACATCACCTCGCTTTAGTTTGGAATTTAGGAGAAGAAAACGGCCCCGCTTCTTGGTCTCCTATTGGTCAAAATGATAAGCAACGAAAAGCAATGGCTACATTTTTAAAAGAAACAGACCCTTACCAACACCCCGTACTACTGCACACACATTCTGAAGATCCGTTAAGAGAAGACATTCTCAATGATATACTTGGGTTTAAAGACTTAGATGGCCTATCCTTACAACAAGCAAAACGTGAAGAGGCAAGTACTGTTGTAGAAACATGGAGAAAAAAATCAAAAGCTGCCGGTCAAGATTGGCTTATTACCATGGACGAAATTGGTATGTGGCATACGGGTGCTCTAACAGACACTCAAGACGCTAATCATTTTTCATTACGACATTATGCCCTTTGGGGAACACTGATGTCAGGTGCCGCTGGTGTTGAATGGTATTTCGGTGCTAAACAACCACACAATGACTTAACTTCTGAAGATTGGAGACAAAGAGATCATCTTTGGGAAATAACCAACCATGCAAAAGTATTTTTCAATACCTATTTACCTTATTGGGAAATGCAGCCCAAGCATAGTTTAATCAATTCAAAAGAGGCATATTGTATAAGAAAAGTGAATGAAATATATGCGGTATACCTACCAAAATTAGGCAGATATACCATTGACTTGAGAGAAGCCTCGGGTGATTTTCAAATACAATGGTATAATCCATTGACTGGAGGTCCATTACAAACAGCTTCTGTTAAATCAATCTCTGGTGGTGGAATACGCTCATTGGCAATACCTAAAGAACTTTCTGCTACTAAAAAAAACACAGATTGGGTTATTCTTCTTAGAAAAAATGTTGAAAAACAGCTGTAG